GTGGCCACGTCGACGTAGTCGAATTCCTCCGGACCGGGAACCGCGGCGGCCGGCGAGAGCAGGATCTCGACCGAGACGCCGGTGTCCTTGACCGACGCCAGCGTCTCGTGGAACCGATCGAGCAGGTCGGGCGTCAGCGACACCATCAGCTCGTACTCGGCCGACTCGATCACGTCTTCGAGATACCGGAGCATCGTCGGCCGGGACTTCACCAGCGAGACGCCCTCCGCCTCGCGGGCCGGTTTCGTGTATCGTTTCCCGAGCCCGTCGACGAGCGACGACAGCGAGTCCCGGTAGTCCGCGAACGCCTCGTCGGGATCGATCGCCAGGACCTTCATCGGTCTGGACTCCCGGAGTTCGACCAGCCCGCTGTCGCTGAGGCTCCGAACGGTATCGTACACCCGCGGCTGGGGGATGTCGGTGTATTCGGCGATCTCCGCGGCCGTGAGCTCGCCGTGCTCGAGGATCGTCAGGTATGCTTTCGCCTCGTACTCGCCGAAGTCTAGCCGTTCGGCGATGTGCTCCAGCGACGTGAGTAGGTCGTCCGACGCCATCACAACGTTATTCTACGAGCGAATAAATCAGTCCTTTGTTATTGGATCGACGTGTCACACACACTGCCGAATGTGAGCGCGCGGCGCTTTGAACAGCACGTCACCGGGACCCGCGCGTTTAGGGGGTTTCAGTCCCAACGTGAGGTATGCGAGTTGCAGTCTTCGGCGGCGGCTACGCCGGCCTTCCGCTCGTTCGCAGGCTCGAACGGCGGCTCCCGGCGACAGACGAGATCGTTCTCTTCGACGAGAGCCCGACCCACACCGTGCGCCACGAGGTGCATCGCGTCGTGCGACGGCCCGACATCGCCGAGGCGATCGCGTTGCCTTTCGAGGAGGTGCTCGATCGCGCCCGCCACCGCCAGAAACGGGTAGCGGAGATCGACCCCGATCGGCAGGTCGCGACGCTTTCCGACGGCGAGACGGTCGAGTACGACGCGGGCGCAGTCGCGCTCGGCGTCGAGACGGAGTTCTACGGACTGGAAGGGGTCCGCGAGCACGCGACCCCGTTGCGGACGATCGAACACGCCCGACAGGTCCGGGCCGGGGCACTCGAGACGTTTGAGGGCGACGGCCGGATCGTCGTCGGCGGCGCGGGACTGTCGGGGATTCAGGTCGCGGGCGAACTCGCGGCGCTGGCTGGCGAGCAGGACGCCGACGCGACGGTGACGGTGCTCGAACAGGCCGACACGATCGCGCCCGGGTTCCCCGCGGACATGCGCCGCGCGCTCCGGGAGGAGCTGGACGCTCGCGGGATCGAGGTCCGGACCGGATCGGGCGTCAAGCGAGCGGACGACGCGACGATCGCGCTCGAAGACGGGTCGGAACTCGCCTACGACCAGTTCGTCTGGACCGGCGGAATCCGGGGGACCGAGGCCGTCTCTCACCGGCCGGCGGTCCCGGCGACGCTTCGACTGGCGGACCGGACGTTCGCGCTCGGTGACGCGGCCCGAGTGACCGACATCGACGGCCGTCCCGCCCCTGCGAGCGCACACACCGCGATCAGGCAGGCCCCGGTCGCCGCGGAGAACCTCGCGGCGTTGCTCGCGTACGACCGCGAGGGCGCGCGCGGGCTCGAGCCCCGGCTCGAACGATACGACTACGATCAGCTCGGGTGGCTGGTCAGCGTTGGCGACGGTGCCGTCGCGAAGGTCGGTCCGCAGGTCCTCCGCGGCGCGGCGGCGACAACGGTCAAGCGATCGGTTGGTGTCGGGTACCTGACCTCGATCGGTGCCGTCCGAGATGCGGTCGAACTGCTCGCCGAAGAGTTGCAGTGATTGCGGGTCAGGCGGGTCAGTCGTCGAGGAGCGCGACCTCGGGTTCGGCCCAGATCACGAACTCGCCGTCGCGTTCGACGACGCCGTTGACCGCCTGTTCGTCGAGCGGCGAATCCTTGACCTCCGATTCCGTGATCGGCATGACCTGCCGGACCTCGTCGACGACCCAGCCGACGTGGCCCTGTTCGTCGAAGGTCCCTTCGTCGAAGACGACGATCAACTGTTCGTCGTCGGTCTCGTCGATTCCCAGCGACACCTTCGGATCGAGAATCGTGGTGATCTGGCCCCGGAGATCGACGACGCCGCGAACGTGTTCCGGGGTGTTCGGCACGCGCGTGACCGTCTCCTCTTTGACGATCTCCTCGACGTGCTGGATGTTCAGACAGTACTGCTCGTCCCCGAGGCGGAACTCCAGCACGCGGATCTCCTCGTCTGTGCGTTCTGTTTCCTCTGACTGTGTTGCCGCGGGCCCCTCGATCTCCATCGGCTGGTCGGTTTCGGACGTGCCGTCGTTGGCTTGCTGTACGTCGTCCTCGTCGTCCGCGGGGCTCGTTTCGCCCCCGTTCGACTCGCTGTCTCCGGTATCGTCCTCAAACGCCGCCGCAGCTGCGGCCGCGGACGAGACAGCCGCCGCCGCGTCGTCTCCCGGTTCGGAACCGGGCGTGTCGTCCCGGCTCGAGTCGGGTGTGGCGCTCTCGTCGGACGACGAATCCGATCCGGTTGTGCCGGATGACTCCTCGAACCACTCTGACTCGTCCGGCACGTCGTCGGTCATGGCAGTTTCGGACGGATTCGGGCTCTCGGCCCCGTCGCCCGAATCGGCGCCGTTCGAGTCCCCATCGTCCATCGGGTTGGCTCCGTCAGAGTCAGCGCCGCCATCGTCCGAGTCGGCCTCGTCGTGGTCGGCCGAACCGGTGCGACGCCCCTCGCGCATTCGTCGGATACGTTTCGCCCGTTCCATGCGGTCGTCATCGTCGTCAGTCATGTGTTACCTCGTGTGTACTGTCGCTGGCGAATCCGAACCGCTCGTCGAACGCCGCGGCGATGTCCAGAAAGACGTCCGCCATGTCGACCTGCTCGTCCGCGGCGAACACCGATTTCCCCGCCTTGAACGCGCGCTGTAGCGCGACCCGTTTTCGGACTTCCCAGACCGGGAACTCGTCGAAGACCTCGTTGAGCCACGCCAGCATTTGTCGGTCTTCGTTGGTCTTCTCGACGCGATTGGCGACGACGCCCATCGTCTCGACGGTGATGCCGGTCTGTCCCTCCAGCGCCGCCATCTGGTCGATGAGCAGCTCGATCGCCCGCTCGGAGGTCGCCTCCGTCAGCGCCGGCACCAGAATGTGCTGGGCCGCGTAGATCCCGGTGTCAGTCAGTTTGCCGTAAAACGGCGGCGAGTCGATGATCACGTAGTCGTACTCGTCTTCGATGCCCGCCAGCGCCTCGTCGAGCACGTCCAGCGCGTGCGGGCCCGAGACCGATTCCGGAGTGACGTTGATCCCCAGCGAGGCCAGCGCCGACGGATCGACCGCGAGTTCGGGGTCGTCTTTGACGCGAGCGACGAGGTCGGCGATCGTCAGCTCGTGTTCGGCCTGCAGGAGGTCGATGTTGCTCGGCAGGACGTCCATCTCCCCGTGCTCGACGACCAACTCGCCGGCCCGATCGCGCTGGCGATGGTCGGTCAACACGTCGAAGAACGTGGGCGGCGCCCTGTCGTAGGCGTCAAGCAAGCCCAGCCCCTCCGTCGCGTTGCCCTGCGGGTCGAGATCGACGAACAGGACGTCGCGGCCACGCTCGTTGAGCGCCCCCGCGACGTTGATCGCGATCGTCGTCTTGCCGGTCCCGCCCTTGGCGTTCGTGACGCACACTCGCGCGGACCGCGTGTCGGAGCTCATCTCTACCGTTGTCCGGGGATCGGGCACGACGGGTTATAAAAATACGCTCCGGCCTATCAAATCGGAAAATCGGACTGGCGACACACCGGACCGACATGCCCGTCCCAGCCGCAGTCAACCGGGGTCATACTGGTGGCTATACCATTTCGAAATGATCTGGCACGCCGTCGTGCCAGATATCTTTCCGAACGTATAGCCACCAGTATCCCTCTAGGACTTCATGTTCCATGCTATCACTCATATAAGTATTAACTCGCCTCTGAATAAAGGCTTATTACCGGTCGGAACCTACCGGCACGTGCAGTTATGGCTACCACAATGAGTACTCAGCATACAGCACCGTTCACGATCAGCGAGGCGGACAGCGATGCCGCTCCCGAGACAGGGGTCGTCACGCAGACGAAGCGCTACACCTTCTACTGGCTGGTCGGAGAAGAACCGATCCTCCTGACGGTCAAAGACTACGACGGAACGAACGTCACCGGCGAGGTCGATCCCCCCGATCGCATGATCGAACGGGTCGCTCAATCCGGCTGATCCTGTCGGCCGTATCGAGTCGCGACCCAGTCGATGATCGCGCCGTAGGCCACGCCGGCGAGGAAACTCGGCCAGTCCCGGAACTCGCTGGTGAGCGTGATCGCCGTCGTCACCACGAGCCCCAGCAGTACGCCCCTGACGAGGACGTTGTACTCCGAGTCGACGATCCTGAGTCCGCCGGCCAGCCCGATCAACAGCCCCATGACGACCCGGTTGTACCACATCGCGATCAGGAACAGTTCGTTCCCCTCGAACCCGATCCGGAGACCGACGCCGACGATACAGAGGACGCCCAGCGCCGCACCCGTCAGCACGCCGATCGCGAGTCGTCTGTCCATGCCTGCATATCTGTCGGATGGGAGATGAGTGTTCGGGTCGCCGATGCGTTCCGGTCGGGCACCTCGGCCCGGAGACCCGCACGATCGAAATCCCCTTGGACCGGGGCCACCCACTCGGAGGTATGCTCTCGATCGCGCTTGCCGGAAAGCCCAACGCCGGCAAGTCAACCTTCTATCAGGCGGCGACGATGGCCGAGGTCGACGTGGGCAACTACCCGTTCACGACGATCGACGCCAACCGCGGGGTCACCCACGTTCGAACGGACTGTCCCTGTCTCGACCTGCAGCAGCGTTGCGGGAACGAGCACTGCCACGACGGCAAGCGCTACGTCCCCGTCGAGTTGCTCGACGTCGCGGGGCTAGTCCCGGGCGCGCACGAGGGGCGGGGGCTGGGCAACCAGTTCCTGGACGAACTCTCGAACGCCGACGTCATCCTGCACGTCGTCGACGCGGCGGGCGCGACCGACGAGGAGGGCGAACCGGTCGAGGTCGGCGAGCACGACCCCCTCTCCGATCTGGACTTCATCGAGACGGAACTTGACCTGTGGCTGGCCAGCATCGTCGATCGCAACTGGGAGTCGGTCGAGCGCGCTTCCCGGTCGCCCGACTTCGATCTGGACGAGGCACTGGTCGATCTGCTCAGCGGCGTCGGCGCGAGCGAACTCGACGTCTCGCGAGCGCTGCGCGAACTCGACCACCCGGAGGACCCGCTCCAGTGGGCCGACAACCACCGCGAGGCGCTGGCCGAGGACATCCGCCAGCGGACGAAGCCGATCGTCGTCGTCGCCAACAAGGCCGACATCGCGCCCGAGGAGAACCTGCAACGACTGCGGGAGGCCGCCGACGCGGTCGTTCCCGCGACGGCGGACGGCGAACTCGCACTCAGGAAGGCCGCCGAGGGCGGCGTCATCGAGTACGATCCCGGCGACGCGGACTTCGAGATCGTCGGCGACGTGAGCGAACAGCAACAGCGAGGGTTAGAGCGGATCCGTGAGGTCATGGCCGAGTGGGGCGGTACCGGGATTCAGGAGGCGCTCGATTACGCCGTCTACGACCTGCTCGATCACATTACGGTCTATCCCGTGCAGGACGCGACTCACTGGACGGACGGGCAGGGCAACGTCCTGCCCGACGCCTTCCTCCTGCCGAGCGGTTCGACCCCCACGGATCTGGCTTACGCCGTCCACTCCGACATCGGCGACGGCTATCTCCACGCCGTCGACGCCCGCGAGGACATGCGCATCAGCGACGAGCAAGCGCTCGAAGAGGGCGACGTCATCAAGGTCGTCTCGACGGCGAACTAGCGTCCGCGACCGGCGACGGTGGTCACGTCCAGTGTTCCCGGTCAAAGACGAACCGCGAGACGTACGCGGCCAGTTCCCGGGCGGCGCGTTCGCT
This window of the Halapricum desulfuricans genome carries:
- a CDS encoding redox-regulated ATPase YchF; translated protein: MLSIALAGKPNAGKSTFYQAATMAEVDVGNYPFTTIDANRGVTHVRTDCPCLDLQQRCGNEHCHDGKRYVPVELLDVAGLVPGAHEGRGLGNQFLDELSNADVILHVVDAAGATDEEGEPVEVGEHDPLSDLDFIETELDLWLASIVDRNWESVERASRSPDFDLDEALVDLLSGVGASELDVSRALRELDHPEDPLQWADNHREALAEDIRQRTKPIVVVANKADIAPEENLQRLREAADAVVPATADGELALRKAAEGGVIEYDPGDADFEIVGDVSEQQQRGLERIREVMAEWGGTGIQEALDYAVYDLLDHITVYPVQDATHWTDGQGNVLPDAFLLPSGSTPTDLAYAVHSDIGDGYLHAVDAREDMRISDEQALEEGDVIKVVSTAN
- the trmB gene encoding HTH-type sugar sensing transcriptional regulator TrmB — encoded protein: MASDDLLTSLEHIAERLDFGEYEAKAYLTILEHGELTAAEIAEYTDIPQPRVYDTVRSLSDSGLVELRESRPMKVLAIDPDEAFADYRDSLSSLVDGLGKRYTKPAREAEGVSLVKSRPTMLRYLEDVIESAEYELMVSLTPDLLDRFHETLASVKDTGVSVEILLSPAAAVPGPEEFDYVDVATTVRTRRGVTTPIVAVADGEYAMYATREGIEGAEDRYGVIFNRSELGFLLSGFLNTVLWTTAETVVDEPISDRFPRRYGTIRRCVADLSRLEGTYYASIDGRDVETGEHTLVEGQIVDVTAESNWIAASILVDTGDRKIEVGGQVAALEDIEAHEIVVGTDGPPGV
- a CDS encoding NAD(P)/FAD-dependent oxidoreductase; the protein is MRVAVFGGGYAGLPLVRRLERRLPATDEIVLFDESPTHTVRHEVHRVVRRPDIAEAIALPFEEVLDRARHRQKRVAEIDPDRQVATLSDGETVEYDAGAVALGVETEFYGLEGVREHATPLRTIEHARQVRAGALETFEGDGRIVVGGAGLSGIQVAGELAALAGEQDADATVTVLEQADTIAPGFPADMRRALREELDARGIEVRTGSGVKRADDATIALEDGSELAYDQFVWTGGIRGTEAVSHRPAVPATLRLADRTFALGDAARVTDIDGRPAPASAHTAIRQAPVAAENLAALLAYDREGARGLEPRLERYDYDQLGWLVSVGDGAVAKVGPQVLRGAAATTVKRSVGVGYLTSIGAVRDAVELLAEELQ
- a CDS encoding chemotaxis protein CheW, whose protein sequence is MTDDDDDRMERAKRIRRMREGRRTGSADHDEADSDDGGADSDGANPMDDGDSNGADSGDGAESPNPSETAMTDDVPDESEWFEESSGTTGSDSSSDESATPDSSRDDTPGSEPGDDAAAAVSSAAAAAAAFEDDTGDSESNGGETSPADDEDDVQQANDGTSETDQPMEIEGPAATQSEETERTDEEIRVLEFRLGDEQYCLNIQHVEEIVKEETVTRVPNTPEHVRGVVDLRGQITTILDPKVSLGIDETDDEQLIVVFDEGTFDEQGHVGWVVDEVRQVMPITESEVKDSPLDEQAVNGVVERDGEFVIWAEPEVALLDD
- a CDS encoding ParA family protein yields the protein MSSDTRSARVCVTNAKGGTGKTTIAINVAGALNERGRDVLFVDLDPQGNATEGLGLLDAYDRAPPTFFDVLTDHRQRDRAGELVVEHGEMDVLPSNIDLLQAEHELTIADLVARVKDDPELAVDPSALASLGINVTPESVSGPHALDVLDEALAGIEDEYDYVIIDSPPFYGKLTDTGIYAAQHILVPALTEATSERAIELLIDQMAALEGQTGITVETMGVVANRVEKTNEDRQMLAWLNEVFDEFPVWEVRKRVALQRAFKAGKSVFAADEQVDMADVFLDIAAAFDERFGFASDSTHEVTHD